A window of Cellulomonas fimi contains these coding sequences:
- the pyrE gene encoding orotate phosphoribosyltransferase has protein sequence MTHDLSPTPREQLLALIQDLAVVHGKVTLSSGREADYYVDLRRVTLHHRAAPLIGHLMLDMLEEVGLGTAEVDAVGGLTLGADPVATSLLHAAASRGQDLDAFVVRKEAKAHGMQRRIEGPEIAGRRVVVLEDTSTTGGSPITAVEAAREAGAEVLGVAVIVDRATGAQAKIEALGVPYHYLFTLADLGLA, from the coding sequence GTGACCCACGACCTGTCGCCGACGCCCCGCGAGCAGCTGCTCGCCCTCATCCAGGACCTCGCGGTCGTGCACGGGAAGGTCACGCTGTCGTCGGGCCGCGAGGCCGACTACTACGTCGACCTGCGCCGCGTCACGCTGCACCACCGCGCGGCACCGCTGATCGGCCACCTCATGCTCGACATGCTCGAGGAGGTCGGGCTGGGCACCGCCGAGGTCGACGCCGTCGGCGGCCTGACGCTCGGTGCGGACCCGGTCGCGACGTCCCTGCTGCACGCGGCGGCGTCGCGCGGGCAGGACCTCGACGCGTTCGTCGTCCGCAAGGAGGCGAAGGCGCACGGCATGCAGCGGCGCATCGAGGGGCCGGAGATCGCCGGTCGCCGCGTCGTCGTCCTCGAGGACACGTCCACGACCGGCGGCTCGCCGATCACGGCGGTCGAGGCCGCGCGCGAGGCCGGCGCCGAGGTGCTGGGCGTCGCGGTGATCGTGGACCGCGCGACGGGCGCCCAGGCGAAGATCGAGGCGCTCGGCGTGCCGTACCACTACCTGTTCACCCTGGCCGACCTCGGCCTGGCCTGA